In Halobacterium sp. R2-5, the following are encoded in one genomic region:
- a CDS encoding TrmB family transcriptional regulator → MADLRDLGLSEYEASAYRALLRTGPATAKELSEESGVPMGRVYDVLGSIESQHLVRSQAASRPKKYVAVEPDTALGRLLEDRKRELHEKADQYEAVVDELESSLQTPSQPEEGFWTAALGPADSLDLLLERIDTADDSVRLLAGFESSSFDVADTTSRIVDHLEDALERGVDVSVLISQELSAKLPREVNERYVAVLAEHPGYEVRIGPVVEGNVTIVDDAEVCLEVTNPVEPDETFAMIDLHDSTFAADVSEVFAETWGEAATLD, encoded by the coding sequence ATGGCTGACTTGCGGGACCTCGGCCTCTCGGAGTACGAAGCCAGCGCGTACCGCGCGCTCCTCCGAACCGGGCCGGCAACTGCCAAGGAGTTGTCCGAGGAGAGCGGCGTGCCGATGGGCCGCGTCTACGACGTGCTCGGGAGCATCGAGTCCCAGCACCTCGTGCGCAGCCAGGCCGCCAGCCGCCCGAAGAAGTACGTCGCCGTCGAGCCCGACACCGCTCTCGGCAGGCTGCTGGAGGACCGCAAACGCGAACTCCACGAGAAAGCCGACCAGTACGAGGCCGTCGTCGACGAACTGGAGTCGTCCCTCCAGACGCCCTCTCAGCCCGAGGAGGGGTTCTGGACGGCCGCGCTCGGGCCCGCGGACTCCCTGGACCTCCTCTTAGAGCGCATCGACACCGCGGACGACTCGGTGCGCCTGCTCGCCGGGTTCGAGTCGTCGAGTTTCGACGTCGCGGACACCACCAGCCGCATCGTCGACCACCTCGAGGACGCGCTCGAACGCGGCGTCGACGTCTCCGTGCTCATCTCCCAGGAGCTCTCCGCGAAGCTCCCCCGGGAGGTCAACGAGCGCTACGTCGCCGTGCTCGCCGAACACCCCGGCTACGAGGTGCGCATCGGGCCCGTCGTCGAGGGCAACGTCACCATCGTCGACGACGCCGAGGTCTGCCTGGAAGTCACGAACCCGGTCGAGCCCGACGAGACGTTCGCGATGATCGACCTCCACGACTCCACGTTCGCCGCCGACGTCTCCGAGGTGTTCGCGGAGACGTGGGGCGAGGCCGCGACGCTCGACTGA
- the mptA gene encoding GTP cyclohydrolase MptA has product MSQQLPDVQATEPDVAVGLSQVGVTGVEKLVKIAREDKRPIVLTAEFEVYVDLPQGRKGIDMSRNMEVIDETLEEAVSEPVYQVEEMCGEAAERLLEKHEYTTTATVEMEAELMIQDETPASGLPTQGTVDILASATAEEGEATREEIGARVVGMTVCPCSQQMMGQHAREKLRDLGVGEGDVREFLQEVPQAGHSQRGHATLTIETSGDPEVDLMDVVDVARDSMSARIYNLAKRPDEDAMTYAAHANAKFVEDCVRSMAEGVVSEFDHLDDDAVVTMKQSNDESIHQHNAHAERIAEFGALREEVDATAE; this is encoded by the coding sequence ATGAGCCAGCAGCTACCGGACGTACAGGCGACCGAGCCGGACGTCGCGGTCGGTCTGAGTCAGGTCGGGGTGACGGGCGTCGAGAAGCTCGTGAAGATCGCCCGCGAGGACAAGCGCCCCATCGTGTTGACCGCGGAGTTCGAGGTGTACGTCGACCTCCCGCAAGGCCGGAAGGGCATCGACATGAGCCGGAACATGGAAGTCATCGACGAGACCCTCGAAGAAGCCGTCTCCGAGCCCGTCTACCAGGTCGAGGAGATGTGCGGGGAGGCCGCCGAGCGGCTCCTCGAGAAACACGAGTACACGACGACCGCCACCGTGGAGATGGAGGCGGAGCTGATGATTCAGGACGAGACGCCCGCGAGCGGCCTGCCGACGCAGGGCACCGTCGACATCCTCGCGTCCGCGACCGCCGAGGAGGGCGAGGCGACCCGCGAGGAGATCGGCGCGCGCGTCGTCGGCATGACCGTCTGCCCGTGCAGCCAGCAGATGATGGGCCAGCACGCCCGCGAGAAGCTCCGCGACCTCGGCGTCGGCGAAGGCGACGTCCGCGAGTTCCTCCAGGAAGTCCCGCAGGCCGGCCACAGCCAGCGCGGGCACGCCACGCTCACCATCGAGACCTCGGGCGACCCCGAGGTCGACCTGATGGACGTCGTGGACGTCGCGCGGGACTCGATGAGCGCGCGCATCTACAACCTCGCGAAGCGCCCGGACGAGGACGCGATGACGTACGCCGCCCACGCGAACGCGAAGTTCGTCGAGGACTGCGTGCGCTCGATGGCCGAGGGCGTCGTCTCCGAGTTCGACCACCTCGACGACGACGCGGTCGTGACGATGAAGCAGTCCAACGACGAGTCCATCCACCAGCACAACGCCCACGCCGAACGCATCGCCGAGTTCGGCGCGCTGCGCGAGGAAGTCGACGCGACCGCCGAGTAG
- a CDS encoding NAD(+)/NADH kinase, which produces MRVGIVAQRGNSRAAYLAADVREMLAGEDVTVWLDSATADALDGNGYDVGEFDACDLVVSIGGDGTFLFTARGAGSTPVLGVNLGEVGFLNAVAPEDAVAAVREEVERYRERGEVRHREAARVVASGERGWSLTPALNEVVIQGEQRGHGHGVDVEVRVDGSLFEATHADGVIVATQTGSTAYNLSEGGPLVQPGVGAFVVTGMCSRDAMPPLLTPVGGEVTVRVDGPEHAVVSSDGSNSQRVRTPEVITLEAADEPARVAGPNADFFQALNKLE; this is translated from the coding sequence ATGCGCGTTGGAATCGTCGCACAGCGGGGGAACTCGCGAGCGGCGTATCTCGCGGCGGACGTCCGGGAGATGCTCGCTGGCGAGGACGTGACGGTGTGGCTGGACTCGGCGACGGCGGACGCCCTCGACGGCAACGGCTACGATGTCGGCGAGTTCGACGCCTGCGACCTCGTCGTGAGTATCGGCGGGGACGGAACCTTTCTGTTCACGGCACGGGGCGCGGGGTCGACGCCAGTGCTCGGCGTGAACCTCGGCGAGGTCGGGTTCCTGAACGCGGTCGCGCCCGAGGACGCGGTGGCGGCGGTCCGCGAGGAGGTCGAGCGCTACCGGGAGCGCGGCGAGGTCCGTCACCGCGAGGCCGCCCGCGTGGTGGCGTCCGGCGAGCGGGGGTGGTCGCTGACGCCCGCGCTGAACGAGGTCGTGATTCAGGGCGAACAGCGCGGGCACGGCCACGGCGTCGACGTGGAGGTGCGCGTGGACGGCTCGCTGTTCGAGGCGACGCACGCCGACGGCGTCATCGTCGCGACCCAGACCGGGAGCACGGCGTACAACCTCAGCGAGGGCGGGCCGCTCGTGCAGCCCGGGGTCGGCGCGTTCGTCGTGACGGGGATGTGCTCGCGGGACGCGATGCCGCCGCTGCTGACGCCCGTCGGCGGCGAGGTGACGGTGCGGGTCGACGGTCCGGAGCACGCGGTGGTGTCCAGCGACGGCTCGAACAGCCAGCGCGTGCGGACTCCCGAGGTGATCACGCTCGAGGCGGCCGACGAGCCGGCGCGGGTCGCCGGCCCGAACGCGGACTTCTTCCAGGCGCTGAACAAACTGGAGTGA
- a CDS encoding KaiC domain-containing protein produces the protein MADEDDDWFERAFEDEEPEDSERPTDAERDADSGADDEETDSEDDESPASETPDEQFDSDQPTGFGDTDVSASDESEVDNFAAAFGGADSGGEDDDLFEDDFASAFGGGGGGGPGAAPSGGGEEDFGFDLDGDVGAGGPGGFEEDEEYESDIPRIDFGIEGLDEMVQGGVPERSLIVAIGGAGTGKTTFGLQFLHEAIENGERAVYITLEESRRRVVQSATDKGWEFDRHTDEGNLAVIDIDPIEMANSLTSIRNELPRLVEEFGASRLVLDSVSLLEMMYDDQSVRRTEIYDFTKALKEAGVTTMLTSEASEDNPFASRHGIIEYLTDAVVVLRYIRPEDFRETRLAVEIQKIRDANHSRETKPYEITHQGISVYRQANIF, from the coding sequence GTGGCTGACGAGGACGACGACTGGTTCGAACGCGCCTTCGAGGACGAGGAGCCGGAAGACTCCGAGCGGCCGACGGACGCCGAGCGGGACGCCGACAGCGGCGCAGACGACGAGGAAACCGATAGCGAGGACGACGAGTCGCCGGCGAGCGAGACGCCCGACGAGCAGTTCGACTCGGACCAACCCACGGGCTTCGGCGACACCGACGTGTCCGCGTCCGACGAAAGCGAGGTCGACAACTTCGCCGCGGCGTTCGGCGGCGCCGACTCCGGCGGCGAGGACGACGACCTCTTCGAGGACGACTTCGCGTCCGCGTTCGGCGGCGGTGGCGGAGGCGGCCCCGGCGCGGCCCCCAGCGGTGGCGGCGAGGAGGACTTCGGCTTCGACCTCGACGGCGACGTCGGCGCCGGCGGCCCCGGCGGCTTCGAGGAGGACGAGGAGTACGAGTCCGACATCCCGCGTATCGACTTCGGCATCGAAGGCCTCGACGAGATGGTGCAGGGCGGCGTCCCCGAGCGCTCGCTCATCGTCGCCATCGGCGGCGCCGGCACCGGGAAGACCACGTTCGGCCTCCAGTTCCTCCACGAGGCCATCGAGAACGGCGAACGCGCCGTCTACATCACGCTCGAGGAGTCCCGCAGGCGCGTCGTCCAGAGCGCCACCGACAAAGGCTGGGAGTTCGACCGCCACACCGACGAGGGCAACCTCGCCGTCATCGACATCGACCCCATCGAGATGGCGAACTCCCTCACCAGCATCCGCAACGAACTCCCGCGGCTCGTCGAGGAGTTCGGCGCCAGCCGCCTCGTCCTCGACTCCGTCTCCCTGCTGGAGATGATGTACGACGACCAGTCGGTCCGCCGCACCGAAATCTACGACTTCACCAAGGCGCTCAAGGAAGCCGGCGTCACCACGATGCTCACCAGCGAAGCCTCCGAGGACAACCCCTTCGCCTCCCGCCACGGCATCATTGAGTACCTCACCGACGCCGTCGTCGTCCTCCGCTACATCCGCCCCGAGGACTTCCGCGAGACCCGTCTGGCCGTCGAGATTCAGAAGATCCGCGACGCCAACCACTCCCGCGAGACCAAGCCCTACGAGATCACTCACCAGGGCATCTCCGTCTACCGGCAAGCGAATATCTTCTAG